A region from the Triticum aestivum cultivar Chinese Spring chromosome 3D, IWGSC CS RefSeq v2.1, whole genome shotgun sequence genome encodes:
- the LOC123074464 gene encoding uncharacterized protein yields MGRANCSVPLLLVLLAFLSCSFLAHAAVAGAGGNRKMFLPREGAAAAAVSDDGGQATPTTAEEVAVGGEMHLLLRDDEEMLARRVDLQTEDYPGSGANGRHDPRNPH; encoded by the exons ATGGGGAGGGCGAACTGCTCGGTTCCTCTCCTCCTGGTGCTGCTGGCCTTCCTCTCCTGCTCCTTCCTCGCCCACG CGGCGGTGGCCGGGGCCGGCGGCAACCGCAAGATGTTCCTGCCGAGGGAGGGAGCGGCAGCCGCCGCCGTGTCCGACGATGGTGGGCAggcgacgccgacgacggcggaggaGGTGGCGGTCGGAGGAGAGATGCATCTACTGCTGAGGGACGACGAGGAGATGTTGGCCAGGAGGGTGGACCTGCAGACAGAGGACTACCCGGGGTCCGGGGCCAACGGCCGCCATGATCCACGAAACCCGCATTAA